One genomic window of Tatumella citrea includes the following:
- a CDS encoding replication protein P produces the protein MSRLLQAVANRDASALSQIAGSYPEKPSQSVVNSEAEHLVDALFRQFRQVFPAAAATNLRTPADESAAKKQWIAAFAENGITTREQLTAGMRWARAKDTPFMPSPGQFIEQCKAGACHAAGLPDADELYRRVMKYCGERGFYECPENYPWENKADYWMITALYSQMQAGNLTESELRQRCSKQLKSMADRITSGEDIPEPRKQIPQLHIPSKPDVAKSHIADIRARFGLRKS, from the coding sequence ATGAGCCGATTACTCCAGGCAGTCGCCAACCGTGATGCCAGCGCGTTATCGCAGATCGCCGGTAGCTATCCTGAGAAGCCATCACAAAGCGTGGTCAACAGCGAGGCAGAGCACCTGGTTGATGCATTGTTCCGGCAGTTCAGGCAGGTATTCCCGGCGGCGGCCGCAACGAATTTGCGCACTCCGGCAGACGAATCAGCCGCAAAAAAACAGTGGATTGCTGCTTTTGCCGAAAACGGGATCACCACCCGCGAACAACTGACTGCCGGCATGCGGTGGGCGAGGGCGAAAGATACTCCGTTCATGCCGTCACCGGGTCAGTTCATCGAGCAGTGCAAAGCCGGAGCCTGCCATGCCGCAGGGTTGCCGGATGCCGACGAACTGTACCGCCGGGTGATGAAATACTGCGGAGAACGGGGATTCTACGAGTGCCCTGAGAACTATCCCTGGGAGAACAAAGCGGATTACTGGATGATCACCGCTCTCTACAGCCAGATGCAGGCCGGTAACCTGACTGAATCAGAACTCCGTCAACGGTGCAGTAAGCAGCTCAAATCAATGGCTGACCGGATCACTTCCGGAGAGGATATCCCAGAGCCCCGGAAGCAGATCCCGCAGCTGCATATACCGTCAAAACCCGATGTGGCGAAATCACATATCGCGGATATTCGGGCTCGGTTCGGGCTGCGCAAATCCTGA
- a CDS encoding CII family transcriptional regulator, translated as MELTTTRNKARAIESKLLNKIALVGLTNVAKAVGVDKSQVSRWKASFIPKMSLLLAVLEWGVDDEQINELAQRLRVLLTNEKTPKNGEFFEA; from the coding sequence ATGGAACTAACAACCACACGCAACAAGGCCCGCGCAATTGAAAGCAAATTGCTGAATAAAATCGCATTAGTCGGCCTGACCAATGTTGCTAAAGCAGTTGGCGTTGATAAGTCTCAGGTATCGCGCTGGAAGGCCAGCTTCATTCCGAAGATGTCACTGCTTCTCGCAGTTCTGGAGTGGGGAGTGGATGACGAACAGATTAACGAGTTGGCCCAGAGGTTACGGGTATTGCTCACAAATGAAAAGACCCCAAAGAACGGCGAATTCTTTGAGGCCTGA
- a CDS encoding helix-turn-helix domain-containing protein — protein sequence MEGLSHRLKQRREEMKFTQAKLGELAGMSQQSIQLIEAGETQRPRKLIELATALKCDAAWLIYGNTGPRAA from the coding sequence ATGGAAGGATTATCACACCGACTCAAACAGCGCCGAGAAGAAATGAAATTCACTCAGGCTAAGTTAGGTGAACTTGCTGGAATGTCCCAGCAATCAATTCAGCTGATCGAAGCCGGTGAGACCCAAAGACCTCGAAAACTGATTGAGTTAGCCACTGCACTAAAATGTGATGCGGCCTGGCTGATTTATGGAAATACCGGCCCACGCGCCGCTTAG
- a CDS encoding NinE family protein, which translates to MMFSPTQRALDNLIFRPTKLTQNKRKRIPAASEVKSYDHASVLLRAKWDRTRMRRVHGN; encoded by the coding sequence ATGATGTTTAGCCCAACCCAACGCGCATTAGACAACCTGATATTCCGGCCAACCAAACTTACCCAGAACAAGCGAAAGCGAATCCCAGCCGCCAGTGAGGTTAAGTCTTACGACCATGCCTCTGTACTGCTCCGAGCTAAGTGGGACAGAACCAGAATGCGGAGGGTGCATGGTAACTGA
- a CDS encoding phage N-6-adenine-methyltransferase has product MTDKSNTPAEHKDTWQTPPEIFRALNAEFQFQLDAAASPHNALCRKYITSEQDTLRTDWSDYVDNGYAWLNPPYSAPLPFVEKAAEEKELNHVGCVMLLPADTSVGWFKEAVRTASEIRLITGGRLAFISSQTGKPVGGNNKGSLLIIWHPWPTGACQFKTVDRDQLISFGKRLIERAA; this is encoded by the coding sequence ATGACAGACAAATCCAACACACCGGCAGAGCACAAAGATACTTGGCAGACGCCGCCGGAGATCTTCCGCGCTCTCAATGCTGAATTTCAGTTCCAGCTCGATGCCGCCGCCAGCCCGCATAACGCGCTTTGCCGGAAGTACATCACTTCTGAACAGGATACGCTCCGGACTGATTGGAGTGACTATGTCGACAACGGCTATGCCTGGCTAAACCCGCCGTACAGTGCGCCGCTACCGTTTGTCGAAAAGGCCGCAGAGGAAAAAGAACTGAATCATGTCGGCTGCGTGATGCTGTTGCCAGCCGATACATCGGTGGGATGGTTCAAAGAGGCAGTCAGAACTGCGAGTGAAATCCGGCTGATCACCGGCGGCCGCTTGGCGTTTATCTCCTCGCAGACTGGTAAGCCGGTCGGCGGTAATAACAAAGGGTCATTGCTAATCATCTGGCACCCGTGGCCAACAGGCGCATGCCAGTTCAAAACAGTGGACCGCGATCAGTTGATCAGCTTTGGAAAACGGCTGATAGAGAGGGCGGCTTAA
- a CDS encoding protein-export chaperone SecB: MPFEVIKFLVIDFSLSPTKDTTKSGKDFDMDVSSSMDFNADNGTDFRIKMTLKLHKGGEFLFKATQMAIVRGDKVSVEDVDAAAKDIPVRSILYPYLRAFTLSTLKTAGYNDVIVPVALLDAAK; the protein is encoded by the coding sequence ATGCCTTTTGAAGTTATAAAGTTTTTGGTGATCGATTTCAGTCTATCGCCTACTAAAGACACAACAAAATCAGGTAAAGATTTTGATATGGATGTTAGTTCTTCCATGGATTTTAATGCTGATAACGGTACGGATTTTAGAATAAAAATGACCTTAAAATTGCACAAAGGCGGTGAGTTTTTATTTAAAGCAACCCAAATGGCAATTGTGAGGGGGGATAAAGTTTCTGTTGAGGATGTCGATGCAGCAGCCAAGGATATTCCTGTCAGGAGCATACTTTATCCATACCTTAGAGCATTTACACTTTCGACGCTTAAAACAGCAGGCTACAACGATGTAATCGTCCCTGTGGCCCTACTAGATGCTGCAAAATAA
- a CDS encoding type II toxin-antitoxin system MqsA family antitoxin: MKNCACLACGSSNVEIQSESTPFEYKGETTLIPHSFICCNDCGSETETDDHSKESKRLTIAFRKKVDGLLSGAEIKAIRNQFKINQFEAAKIFGGGEVAFSKYENDDVSQSESMDNLLIVAREIPGAFILLAKKAGVSVSPANFRTVAFYRAYRPRRKSTIAQIGNEIPVSNPRHIIDSWNTKNDITPRRESDSSLVNVMGEKVIELSYCEVRHAF, from the coding sequence ATGAAAAATTGTGCATGTTTGGCTTGCGGGTCATCTAATGTTGAAATTCAGAGTGAATCAACTCCATTTGAATACAAAGGGGAAACCACTCTCATCCCTCATAGCTTTATCTGCTGCAATGATTGCGGAAGTGAAACAGAAACCGATGATCACTCGAAAGAATCGAAAAGGTTAACTATTGCATTCAGGAAAAAGGTTGACGGATTGCTTTCAGGGGCTGAAATCAAAGCCATAAGAAACCAATTTAAAATCAATCAGTTTGAAGCTGCAAAGATTTTCGGCGGTGGAGAAGTAGCATTTAGCAAATATGAAAATGATGACGTCTCACAATCTGAATCTATGGACAATTTACTTATTGTCGCAAGGGAAATCCCTGGGGCTTTCATTCTGTTGGCTAAAAAAGCAGGTGTTTCTGTAAGCCCGGCAAACTTCCGCACAGTGGCATTTTACAGAGCATACCGCCCAAGGCGTAAATCTACCATCGCTCAAATTGGAAACGAAATTCCCGTATCCAATCCTCGCCACATCATTGACAGTTGGAACACTAAAAATGACATAACTCCTCGCCGCGAATCTGATTCATCCTTAGTGAATGTCATGGGTGAAAAAGTCATTGAGTTGAGTTATTGCGAGGTCCGTCATGCCTTTTGA
- a CDS encoding DNA methyltransferase family protein, with product MGDRKVRVDNEVLNVLSACQCSGNNLVLTGQLDRNLYTRTNKVIEAAGGKWNRKAKAHVFDIEAAERIEQIILTGDVAVPKDDFEYFPTPPGVVMHVIHLADIRDGMMVLEPSAGKGAIAKAAHDAAADVMVDMYELMPANNDALHAMNLRLSGIGEPVDFLTVAPTPIYDRVVMNPPFGRQADIKHVTHALKFLKPGGLLVSVMSSSVTFRSNKLTSDFRELIDNRGGHIEELPDGSFKSSGTMVNTVIVVIPN from the coding sequence ATGGGAGATAGGAAAGTGAGAGTTGATAACGAAGTGCTAAATGTGCTGAGCGCATGTCAGTGCAGCGGGAATAATTTAGTTCTTACAGGGCAACTGGACCGGAATTTGTACACTCGCACTAACAAGGTTATTGAAGCCGCAGGCGGCAAATGGAACCGTAAGGCCAAGGCGCACGTTTTCGATATCGAAGCAGCGGAGCGCATTGAACAGATAATCCTGACTGGAGATGTTGCTGTACCGAAAGATGATTTTGAATACTTTCCCACCCCTCCTGGTGTTGTCATGCACGTAATTCACCTGGCAGACATTCGGGATGGAATGATGGTTCTTGAGCCTAGCGCTGGTAAAGGTGCAATTGCTAAGGCGGCTCACGATGCGGCAGCAGATGTGATGGTTGATATGTACGAGCTGATGCCAGCCAATAACGATGCGCTACACGCTATGAACTTGCGATTATCAGGAATTGGTGAACCAGTCGATTTCCTAACTGTTGCTCCAACTCCTATTTATGACCGGGTTGTTATGAATCCTCCATTTGGCCGACAGGCTGATATTAAGCATGTCACCCACGCTTTAAAGTTTTTAAAACCTGGAGGATTGCTCGTATCGGTCATGTCTTCGTCCGTAACGTTCCGCAGCAACAAACTAACTTCAGATTTTCGAGAGCTAATTGATAACCGCGGCGGACACATTGAAGAACTGCCTGATGGTTCATTTAAATCATCAGGAACAATGGTTAATACGGTAATTGTCGTTATACCCAACTAA
- a CDS encoding replication protein, translating into MNLAYENVSPIRPDLRAVERRVVDTDNGYTKIANELLEAIASADLTARQLKVMMAYIRKTYGFNKKTDRIADEQISQVTGISRQNVNKAKKELLSMNCLLMEGNQIGVNKEVAAWQFSKCLQVSNFVSKSETKSVSKLETLPVSNPETHKRHYPKEKKESNKPPKSPKGESSKFDPLSIPVPDFLNSQSWREWVEYRRQSGKPIKTEFTVTKAFKLLRECYDEGHDPAAVIDSSIANGYQGLFKPKGRPTPPANQQPEPHWNSAESWEDFI; encoded by the coding sequence ATGAACCTCGCATATGAAAACGTTTCACCAATCAGGCCCGATCTCCGGGCCGTGGAGCGCCGTGTGGTCGATACCGATAATGGTTATACCAAAATCGCTAACGAGCTACTGGAGGCTATTGCAAGCGCCGATTTAACAGCGCGTCAGTTGAAGGTCATGATGGCTTATATTCGTAAAACATACGGCTTCAACAAGAAAACAGATCGCATTGCTGACGAGCAGATATCTCAGGTCACTGGGATATCGAGACAGAACGTCAACAAGGCAAAAAAAGAACTGCTTTCAATGAATTGCCTGTTGATGGAAGGGAATCAGATCGGAGTTAACAAAGAGGTTGCGGCGTGGCAATTCAGCAAGTGTCTCCAAGTTAGTAACTTTGTCTCTAAGTCAGAGACAAAAAGTGTCTCTAAGTTGGAGACTTTACCTGTCTCTAATCCAGAGACACACAAAAGACATTATCCAAAAGAAAAGAAAGAAAGTAATAAACCCCCTAAATCCCCCAAGGGGGAATCGTCGAAATTTGACCCCCTGAGCATTCCCGTTCCGGACTTCCTGAACAGCCAGTCTTGGAGAGAGTGGGTTGAGTACCGTCGCCAGTCTGGTAAGCCAATCAAAACCGAGTTCACCGTGACCAAGGCGTTCAAGCTACTGCGCGAATGCTACGACGAAGGGCACGACCCGGCGGCAGTGATTGATTCCAGCATCGCTAACGGTTACCAAGGCCTGTTCAAGCCAAAGGGCAGACCTACACCGCCAGCCAACCAACAGCCTGAACCACACTGGAACAGCGCTGAATCGTGGGAGGATTTTATATGA
- a CDS encoding DUF4755 domain-containing protein: MKIYYALKRIAYIAGALSIGCGSLPMIFSKTPALQYWVLGAFLILIGYFISKLEFDKSKYIKYLNEKNDGLYIYYAKFGGEEHEIKINTKNKTIELKSGRNSSTLNFDNIKSWKYNVSGISKVNVVGSTNSVIGNFTALSQANAINHQAGYSAWDNNGFFIHTDALANPVWHIKIIPKDVAIDLKSDKFWKSVAGECEVWMNVMNRAINK, from the coding sequence GTGAAAATATATTACGCATTAAAAAGAATAGCGTATATTGCAGGTGCTTTATCTATTGGTTGCGGCTCGCTTCCAATGATTTTCAGCAAAACACCCGCACTTCAATACTGGGTGCTTGGGGCTTTTCTTATTTTAATTGGATATTTCATATCAAAGCTTGAATTCGATAAATCTAAATACATCAAGTACCTAAACGAAAAGAACGACGGGCTTTATATTTACTATGCTAAATTTGGTGGGGAAGAGCACGAAATAAAAATAAACACAAAAAACAAAACAATTGAACTAAAGTCAGGAAGAAACTCCTCTACACTAAACTTTGATAACATAAAATCATGGAAATATAACGTTTCTGGAATTAGCAAGGTTAATGTTGTTGGTTCCACTAACAGCGTAATTGGTAATTTCACCGCTTTATCTCAAGCCAACGCCATCAACCACCAAGCAGGGTACAGCGCGTGGGATAATAATGGATTCTTTATTCACACAGATGCATTGGCAAATCCTGTCTGGCATATAAAGATAATACCAAAAGATGTCGCAATAGACCTTAAATCTGACAAGTTTTGGAAAAGTGTCGCTGGCGAATGCGAAGTCTGGATGAACGTAATGAACCGAGCCATTAATAAATAG
- a CDS encoding phage holin — MKINIMPDKIASAASYCVSGTLVCGGSVAQWINDLDWNKIAVISGIIVGVATLLVNAWYKSQTLKAYKDSIARGIPSAPPEGD, encoded by the coding sequence ATGAAGATAAATATCATGCCCGACAAAATTGCATCGGCAGCAAGCTATTGCGTGTCCGGCACACTTGTCTGCGGAGGTAGCGTGGCCCAATGGATCAATGACCTCGACTGGAACAAGATAGCCGTTATCAGCGGGATCATCGTAGGTGTCGCAACACTACTGGTGAATGCCTGGTACAAAAGCCAGACGCTGAAAGCCTATAAAGACTCGATTGCCCGGGGAATCCCCAGCGCACCACCTGAAGGTGACTGA
- a CDS encoding transcriptional antitermination N peptide, with product MNRNRRRMAEFNARKSAEAMQLKPVDRVEQALRAPNWRNRPEQVSQCMPDVAIYSAGHRTKGDRITCTGRQKSRGRSIPLV from the coding sequence ATGAACAGAAACAGACGCCGTATGGCAGAGTTTAACGCCCGTAAATCAGCAGAGGCTATGCAGTTGAAGCCGGTAGATCGAGTTGAGCAGGCACTGAGAGCACCCAACTGGCGTAACCGTCCGGAGCAGGTATCCCAGTGTATGCCGGATGTCGCAATTTACTCAGCCGGACACCGCACCAAAGGTGACCGGATTACATGCACCGGCCGCCAGAAGTCGCGCGGTCGGTCTATTCCTTTAGTGTGA
- a CDS encoding DUF1367 family protein, with the protein MQFDLVKHPGGVFSPANDTDLERLQRFKTGETYTAEIKLTRNPSFHRKVMAFFGFCFDHWCANRAGLEHMDEHSQFERFRKDLTILAGFYVQTVRLNGEIRTEAESLAFASMDQEKFERVYSALINAAIKHVFSGTKDPNILNRLYAFF; encoded by the coding sequence TTGCAATTCGACCTGGTGAAACACCCAGGCGGCGTATTCTCTCCAGCAAATGACACTGACCTCGAACGACTCCAGCGCTTCAAAACCGGCGAAACCTACACAGCCGAAATCAAACTAACCCGTAATCCGTCCTTCCACCGCAAGGTAATGGCCTTCTTTGGCTTTTGCTTCGATCACTGGTGCGCTAATCGTGCCGGTCTGGAGCATATGGACGAGCACAGTCAGTTTGAGCGGTTCCGGAAAGACCTGACGATACTGGCCGGTTTCTATGTCCAGACAGTCAGGCTGAACGGTGAAATACGGACAGAGGCGGAAAGTCTGGCGTTCGCCAGCATGGACCAGGAGAAGTTCGAGAGGGTGTACAGCGCACTGATTAACGCCGCCATCAAACACGTATTTTCGGGAACCAAAGACCCGAACATCTTAAACAGGCTGTATGCCTTTTTCTGA
- a CDS encoding LexA family protein, whose amino-acid sequence MNIGDRVKIKRDSLGLTQTQLAEKVGTSQQSIEQLEGGKTKRPRYLPELSSVLGVSAKWLLEGSDDEVKGDNFQFAGTYTPGKRYPVLSSVQAGCWAEAIEAYSISEISEWLESDAHIQGDAFWLKVEGDSMTAPTGLSVPEGMYVLFDTGKDAINGSLVIAKLVDSNEATFKKLIIDGGKFLKGLNPAWPMIPINGNCKIIGVAVEAKMRFG is encoded by the coding sequence ATGAACATTGGCGATAGAGTTAAAATCAAAAGGGATTCTCTTGGATTAACTCAGACACAATTAGCTGAAAAGGTTGGCACATCGCAGCAGTCGATTGAGCAACTTGAAGGCGGAAAAACTAAAAGACCCAGATACTTACCTGAACTGTCATCTGTTTTGGGTGTCAGTGCAAAATGGTTATTGGAAGGCAGTGATGATGAAGTAAAAGGCGATAACTTTCAGTTCGCTGGAACCTACACGCCTGGCAAACGCTACCCCGTCCTCAGTTCCGTTCAGGCAGGTTGTTGGGCCGAGGCCATAGAAGCTTACTCCATCAGTGAGATCAGCGAGTGGCTCGAATCAGATGCCCATATTCAGGGTGATGCGTTCTGGCTGAAGGTCGAAGGTGACTCTATGACTGCGCCAACCGGCCTGAGCGTCCCTGAGGGTATGTATGTGCTGTTTGATACCGGAAAAGATGCAATCAACGGTAGCTTAGTGATCGCAAAGCTGGTCGACTCCAATGAAGCCACGTTTAAGAAGCTGATTATTGATGGCGGTAAGTTCCTGAAAGGTCTGAATCCGGCATGGCCGATGATCCCTATCAACGGAAATTGCAAGATAATCGGTGTAGCAGTAGAAGCGAAGATGCGGTTTGGGTGA
- a CDS encoding DUF551 domain-containing protein encodes MPEDGTYLCFKSGNIDVCTIICGNWIINSFGDTKVTHWMPLPPPPIQ; translated from the coding sequence ATGCCTGAAGATGGAACATATTTGTGTTTCAAGTCAGGAAATATTGACGTGTGCACCATCATTTGCGGCAACTGGATTATAAATTCATTTGGCGACACAAAGGTAACCCACTGGATGCCATTACCTCCCCCACCTATCCAGTAA
- a CDS encoding antitermination protein Q, translating to MNLENAVKFHSPKSPQFTDSPRATASEALTGTDVMGAFGMVQSRSQLGFTAFSGKMDLSESDKRKAIQLLTQHGMKHCDKVAALRKLETKDKGRVVQTLATFAFASWSRSAATPGARCKDCHGTGRACDREKTEASGKFTEKECNRCSGDGYTRLPAASAFKAVKSNITDKQWRYEVKRFYESLISELDKSESHANSMLRLVTTSFDEVDKSQTIAVD from the coding sequence ATGAATCTCGAAAACGCCGTTAAGTTTCACAGCCCGAAATCCCCTCAATTCACCGACTCCCCACGGGCAACCGCATCAGAGGCTTTGACCGGTACTGATGTTATGGGTGCATTTGGGATGGTGCAGAGTCGCTCTCAACTCGGATTCACAGCTTTCAGCGGCAAAATGGATCTGAGTGAGAGCGACAAGAGAAAGGCGATTCAGTTACTGACACAGCATGGAATGAAGCATTGCGACAAGGTGGCAGCCTTACGCAAGCTTGAAACCAAGGATAAGGGAAGGGTGGTGCAAACACTCGCAACTTTCGCCTTTGCGTCATGGTCCCGTTCGGCGGCAACGCCCGGGGCCAGGTGTAAAGACTGCCACGGTACTGGTCGGGCATGCGATCGGGAGAAAACGGAGGCGAGTGGGAAGTTCACGGAGAAGGAGTGTAACCGGTGTTCGGGAGATGGCTATACCCGCCTGCCGGCCGCATCAGCTTTCAAGGCGGTAAAGTCCAATATCACTGATAAACAATGGCGCTATGAGGTGAAGCGTTTTTATGAGTCACTTATATCGGAGCTGGATAAATCAGAGAGTCACGCCAACAGCATGCTGCGGCTGGTTACAACCTCTTTTGACGAAGTTGATAAATCCCAAACGATTGCTGTTGACTAA
- a CDS encoding ParB/RepB/Spo0J family partition protein, translating to MSSLYQLYKHKEKNGTGTSVNKTYVVPLSELYVEPGFNVREIDQEHVAEFRDAFIAGEYLPPLAVQVTEKGIKILDGHHRYYGALAAKEAGHPILRIECKDFVGSDADRIAFMVTSSQGKPLTPIERGSAYLRMINQGWEPAEIARKVKRSVSDVNLHLDLVRCGTELLDMVRSGEVAATTAVALSREHGPHATSVAVGQLDKAKAAGKKKITRADAMPLFSASKARRVLELLVDASEGTAGPEFIHVPLGVKDEIFRILEDYRAGIRQGEV from the coding sequence ATGTCGTCACTTTATCAGCTTTACAAGCACAAAGAGAAAAACGGTACCGGCACGTCAGTAAACAAGACTTACGTGGTTCCGCTGTCTGAACTTTACGTCGAGCCGGGCTTTAACGTCCGTGAAATCGATCAGGAGCATGTTGCCGAATTCCGGGATGCGTTCATTGCCGGTGAATACCTGCCACCGCTGGCCGTTCAGGTCACAGAGAAGGGCATCAAGATTCTGGATGGTCACCACCGCTACTACGGGGCGCTGGCCGCTAAGGAAGCAGGGCACCCGATCCTCCGCATTGAGTGTAAGGACTTCGTCGGTTCTGATGCTGACCGTATCGCGTTTATGGTCACTTCATCCCAGGGTAAGCCGCTGACACCGATTGAGCGTGGTTCTGCGTATCTGCGGATGATTAACCAGGGCTGGGAACCGGCAGAAATTGCCAGAAAGGTTAAACGGTCAGTATCGGACGTTAACCTGCATCTGGATCTGGTCCGTTGTGGCACTGAGCTGCTCGACATGGTTCGTTCTGGCGAGGTCGCGGCAACAACTGCTGTCGCTTTATCCCGTGAGCACGGTCCGCATGCGACATCTGTTGCAGTCGGACAACTGGATAAGGCTAAGGCCGCGGGTAAGAAGAAAATAACCCGTGCTGACGCTATGCCGCTGTTCAGTGCATCGAAAGCCAGGCGAGTGTTGGAGCTTTTGGTCGATGCATCAGAGGGAACTGCAGGGCCTGAATTTATTCATGTCCCGCTGGGTGTTAAAGACGAGATCTTTCGCATCCTGGAAGATTACAGAGCCGGTATCCGGCAAGGGGAGGTTTAA
- a CDS encoding lysozyme: protein MSPSLRKKLIAAVGGGVIAIASVLVSSQEGMEHTPYRDGGGVWTVCKGHTGPDVIPGRTYTDAQCNAFLSADIATANRSVTRLAKVPMNEMQEAALTSFVFNVGAGNFSRSSLLRELNAGHYTEACNSLTRWVYIGRTKSTGLMNRRQVEREVCLWGAQ from the coding sequence ATATCACCTTCACTCAGAAAGAAGCTGATTGCAGCCGTTGGTGGAGGTGTTATCGCCATTGCCTCAGTTCTGGTTAGCAGTCAGGAGGGAATGGAGCACACCCCGTACCGCGATGGCGGTGGAGTATGGACTGTCTGCAAAGGACACACCGGCCCCGACGTCATTCCCGGACGCACGTACACGGATGCTCAGTGCAATGCTTTCCTGTCTGCGGACATTGCTACCGCCAACCGGTCGGTTACCCGCCTGGCAAAAGTCCCGATGAACGAAATGCAGGAAGCGGCCCTGACCAGTTTCGTGTTTAACGTGGGTGCCGGTAACTTCTCCCGGTCATCTTTACTGCGTGAACTCAACGCCGGTCATTACACCGAGGCCTGCAACTCGCTCACCCGCTGGGTGTACATCGGTCGGACTAAATCCACTGGCCTGATGAATCGCCGGCAGGTTGAGCGTGAAGTCTGTCTGTGGGGTGCTCAATGA
- a CDS encoding recombination protein NinG: MVRQKKPKPKTCRHCKSKYSPRSTTQTVCSPSCAIQYSKHQSAKQAERQAIADRKAHRERKADLKPLSHWINMTQRAFNDFIRARDGEVCISCGSRSAVSYHAGHYRTTAKASQLRFNEDNVSSQCSSCNTHHSGNIGPYRLNLIAKIGTERVEALENNNEPHRYTREELEAIRARYRKKTRELIKQREGL; encoded by the coding sequence ATGGTCAGGCAGAAAAAGCCGAAACCTAAAACATGCCGCCACTGTAAATCGAAATACTCTCCTCGGTCCACCACCCAAACAGTCTGTTCACCATCCTGCGCAATCCAATACAGCAAGCACCAGTCAGCGAAACAGGCTGAGCGGCAGGCTATTGCCGATCGGAAAGCACACCGGGAACGCAAAGCAGACCTGAAGCCATTAAGCCACTGGATAAACATGACCCAGCGGGCGTTTAACGACTTCATCAGAGCGCGGGACGGGGAAGTATGCATCAGTTGCGGCAGCCGGTCGGCAGTCAGTTATCACGCCGGGCACTACCGGACCACGGCCAAGGCAAGTCAGCTTCGGTTCAACGAGGACAACGTTTCATCACAATGCAGTTCCTGTAATACCCACCACTCCGGAAACATTGGTCCGTACCGCCTCAACCTGATAGCCAAAATCGGAACTGAGCGGGTCGAGGCACTCGAAAACAACAACGAGCCACACCGATACACCAGAGAAGAACTGGAAGCCATCAGGGCGCGTTACAGGAAGAAAACCAGAGAGCTGATCAAACAGCGGGAGGGATTATGA
- a CDS encoding lysis protein, giving the protein MIWLLANWRYVVITLLAGILLSVASLMNHYRHAADEWKEKSQQQTALAESRLKTITDMQAQQKAVSDIDTQYQTTIKAKDDEISSLRNSVDSGAVRLRIKAVCPAGVPKAGTAASGTNATSAELDTDARQNYYTLRSQLNQATAQINGLQAYIREITK; this is encoded by the coding sequence ATGATTTGGTTACTCGCAAACTGGCGTTATGTGGTGATCACCCTGCTGGCCGGAATCCTGCTCAGCGTTGCAAGCCTGATGAATCACTACCGGCATGCTGCTGATGAATGGAAAGAGAAATCACAGCAGCAAACCGCTCTGGCCGAGTCCAGGCTGAAAACCATTACTGACATGCAGGCACAGCAGAAAGCAGTCTCTGACATCGACACCCAGTACCAGACAACAATTAAGGCGAAAGACGATGAAATCAGTTCTCTGCGCAACAGCGTTGATTCTGGTGCTGTCCGGCTGCGCATCAAAGCAGTATGTCCCGCAGGAGTGCCCAAAGCCGGCACCGCCGCCAGCGGCACTAATGCAACCAGCGCCGAACTCGATACAGACGCTCGACAAAATTATTACACCCTCCGCAGCCAACTGAACCAGGCCACTGCACAGATTAACGGCCTGCAGGCTTACATCAGGGAAATCACCAAATGA